One Haladaptatus sp. R4 DNA window includes the following coding sequences:
- a CDS encoding SDR family oxidoreductase yields MSVFLTGFPGFLGSALTERLVARGRSVTCLVQPKYRRKAERRARKIERESMGNESGGIELLAGDITESDLGLGEEMDPLQSDTDAVYHLAATYDLAVSREVGMAVNVDGTKNVLDFADGCGDLRRFQYVSTCYVSGRYDGTFTEDHLVEGQQFNNYYETTKYLAEVAVQERMADGLPATIYRPGIVVGNSETGETQKYDGPYYLLRWLLRQPSVAVAPVLGNPAAYEVNVVPRNFVIDAIAELSRVDESVGEVYQLCDPNPLTVDEMLRVFGRATGKRVVRVPVPKSALKRVLSSLPELGIEPATLDYFDQPTSYACENALAALETIDEPVRCPAFGSYVGNLVSFVREHPEITPDAMV; encoded by the coding sequence ATGTCCGTCTTTCTCACCGGATTTCCGGGATTCCTCGGGTCGGCGCTGACAGAGCGGTTGGTCGCCCGTGGGCGTTCGGTTACCTGCCTCGTGCAGCCGAAATACCGGCGGAAAGCCGAGCGACGGGCACGGAAAATCGAACGCGAGTCGATGGGGAACGAGTCGGGAGGCATCGAACTCCTCGCGGGGGACATCACCGAATCGGACCTCGGTCTCGGCGAAGAGATGGATCCGTTGCAGTCCGATACCGACGCCGTCTACCATCTCGCGGCCACGTACGACCTCGCCGTGAGTCGGGAGGTCGGAATGGCAGTCAACGTCGACGGGACGAAAAACGTCCTCGATTTCGCGGACGGTTGTGGAGACCTCCGGCGGTTCCAGTACGTGAGCACCTGTTACGTGAGCGGGCGCTACGACGGGACGTTCACGGAGGACCACCTCGTGGAGGGGCAGCAGTTCAACAACTACTACGAGACGACGAAGTATCTCGCCGAGGTGGCGGTACAGGAGCGGATGGCCGACGGGTTGCCCGCGACCATTTACCGCCCGGGAATCGTCGTCGGGAATAGCGAAACCGGCGAGACACAGAAGTACGACGGTCCGTACTACCTGCTTCGGTGGCTTCTGCGTCAACCCTCGGTGGCCGTCGCCCCGGTCCTCGGAAACCCGGCGGCGTACGAGGTCAACGTCGTCCCACGGAACTTCGTGATCGATGCGATAGCCGAACTGAGCAGAGTGGACGAATCGGTCGGAGAGGTGTACCAGCTCTGTGATCCGAATCCCCTCACGGTGGACGAGATGCTTCGAGTCTTCGGACGGGCGACGGGGAAACGGGTCGTCCGGGTGCCGGTTCCGAAGAGCGCCCTGAAACGGGTGCTTTCCAGCCTGCCGGAGTTGGGTATCGAACCGGCAACACTCGATTACTTCGACCAGCCGACGAGCTATGCCTGTGAGAACGCGCTTGCCGCGCTCGAAACGATCGACGAACCGGTTCGCTGTCCGGCGTTCGGGTCGTACGTCGGGAATCTGGTGTCGTTCGTCCGCGAACACCCGGAAATTACGCCCGACGCGATGGTGTGA
- a CDS encoding helix-turn-helix domain-containing protein: protein MSAPELSRTTDTRLQDVDSTATIRDLPPSAKLVAKVLEYNETMTQSELADETLLPPRTVRYALTRLEDEDLVDSRFSFSDARKRLYTLDL from the coding sequence ATGAGTGCCCCAGAGCTATCACGAACGACCGATACTCGGCTTCAGGACGTGGATTCGACCGCCACCATCCGCGACCTCCCTCCGAGCGCAAAGTTAGTCGCAAAGGTGCTGGAATACAACGAGACGATGACCCAGAGCGAACTCGCGGACGAGACGCTACTGCCCCCGCGAACCGTTCGCTACGCCCTGACCCGTCTCGAAGACGAAGACCTCGTGGATTCACGGTTTTCGTTCTCCGACGCCCGCAAGCGCCTCTACACGCTCGACCTCTAA
- a CDS encoding proteasome-activating nucleotidase has translation MTDTVDDVELPYDEESTSQQEQIEALQERLDVLESQNEEMRDKLLDANAENNKYQQKLERLTHENKKLKQSPLFVATVQEITDEGVIIKQHGNNQEAVTEVTEEMREDLDPDARVAVNNSLSIVKTLDDETDVRARVMQVTKSPEVTYADIGGLEEQMNEVRETVEMPLEHPEMFEEVGIEPPSGVLLYGPPGTGKTMLAKAVANQTDATFIKMAGSELVHKFIGEGAKLVRDLFQVARDHEPAVLFIDEIDAIASKRTDSKTSGDAEVQRTMMQLLSEMDGFEDRGEIRIIAATNRFDMLDRAILRPGRFDRLIEVPNPGEEGREQIFKIHTRDMNVADDVDFAHLSEETGDASGADIKAICTEAGMFAIRDDRTEIRMQDFLDAQEKIEQEEEENDEVSKTFA, from the coding sequence ATGACCGATACTGTGGATGACGTAGAACTCCCATACGACGAGGAGAGTACGTCACAACAGGAACAAATAGAGGCTCTCCAAGAGCGTCTCGACGTCCTCGAATCCCAGAACGAGGAAATGCGGGACAAGCTTCTCGACGCGAACGCAGAGAACAACAAGTATCAGCAGAAACTCGAACGGCTCACTCACGAGAACAAGAAGCTGAAGCAGTCACCGCTGTTCGTCGCCACGGTACAGGAGATTACCGACGAAGGCGTCATCATCAAACAACACGGCAACAACCAGGAAGCGGTCACCGAAGTGACCGAGGAAATGCGCGAGGACCTCGACCCCGACGCACGCGTCGCCGTGAACAACTCCCTCTCTATCGTGAAGACGCTAGACGACGAGACTGACGTGCGCGCTCGCGTGATGCAGGTCACGAAGAGTCCCGAGGTCACCTACGCCGACATCGGCGGACTCGAAGAGCAGATGAACGAGGTTCGGGAGACCGTCGAGATGCCGCTCGAACACCCCGAGATGTTCGAAGAGGTCGGTATCGAACCACCGAGCGGTGTGCTCCTCTACGGCCCACCGGGAACCGGGAAGACGATGCTGGCCAAGGCCGTCGCCAACCAGACCGACGCCACGTTCATCAAGATGGCCGGGTCGGAACTCGTCCACAAGTTCATCGGCGAGGGTGCGAAACTCGTCCGCGACCTGTTCCAAGTCGCACGCGACCACGAGCCAGCGGTCCTCTTCATCGACGAAATCGACGCCATCGCGTCGAAGCGTACCGACTCGAAGACGTCGGGCGACGCCGAAGTCCAGCGGACGATGATGCAACTGCTCTCGGAGATGGACGGCTTCGAGGACCGCGGTGAAATCCGCATCATCGCGGCCACCAACCGCTTCGACATGCTCGACCGCGCCATCCTCCGCCCCGGTCGCTTCGACCGCCTCATCGAAGTGCCCAACCCCGGCGAGGAAGGCCGCGAGCAGATCTTCAAGATCCACACCCGCGACATGAACGTCGCCGACGACGTGGACTTCGCACACCTCTCGGAGGAGACGGGTGACGCCAGCGGTGCCGACATCAAGGCCATCTGTACCGAGGCCGGGATGTTCGCTATCCGCGACGACCGCACCGAAATCCGGATGCAGGACTTCCTCGACGCACAGGAGAAGATCGAGCAGGAAGAAGAGGAGAACGACGAAGTCTCCAAGACGTTCGCGTAA
- a CDS encoding DUF5800 family protein produces MTTLSFDDDGVDVVYEGTEFRLSKDLIEEATGKSYYDVTDHQVLHIVEKDPATGGQARRIGDILR; encoded by the coding sequence ATGACTACGCTCTCGTTCGATGATGATGGCGTCGATGTCGTGTACGAAGGGACGGAATTTCGGCTCTCGAAGGACCTCATAGAGGAGGCGACGGGGAAGTCCTACTACGACGTGACGGACCACCAAGTGCTGCACATCGTGGAGAAGGACCCGGCGACGGGTGGACAAGCGCGGCGAATCGGAGATATCCTGCGGTAA
- a CDS encoding electron transfer flavoprotein subunit beta, with the protein MHSVVLTKGVPDFREGQVSFNEDGHLERGKTPTVMNPNDRFALQAALQTKVKHGGTVSAMSMGPPGYADVLGEAMSVYADDLYLLSDRAMAAADTWSTSITLSAGIEKLDHPDLVFAGFKTADGETGQTGPQTAWCLDYSIITHVIAMEVDEDEGRVRAKRLVEGDVDEIETVESPLPAFIVTDPEYEASYRKAAHRLRRKQLQAETEERAAEYEEYLTTWDHEDLNLDPDYIGLDGSPTIVSSVDPIPKAPAEREATMATLDDEEAMSDVLETIQPFAAGD; encoded by the coding sequence ATGCACTCGGTCGTGTTGACCAAGGGCGTTCCGGACTTCCGCGAGGGGCAGGTGTCGTTCAACGAGGACGGCCACCTCGAACGTGGGAAAACGCCGACGGTGATGAACCCGAACGACCGGTTTGCACTTCAAGCCGCCCTCCAGACGAAGGTGAAACACGGTGGAACGGTGAGTGCGATGAGCATGGGGCCACCCGGTTACGCCGACGTGCTGGGCGAGGCGATGTCGGTGTACGCCGACGACCTCTACCTGCTCTCCGACCGCGCGATGGCCGCCGCCGACACGTGGTCCACATCGATCACCCTCTCCGCGGGTATCGAGAAACTCGACCACCCCGACCTCGTTTTCGCGGGATTCAAAACGGCTGACGGAGAGACGGGACAGACCGGCCCACAGACCGCGTGGTGTCTCGACTATTCCATCATCACGCACGTCATCGCCATGGAGGTGGACGAGGACGAGGGCCGCGTTCGCGCGAAGCGACTCGTGGAAGGAGACGTGGACGAAATCGAGACGGTCGAATCCCCGCTTCCGGCGTTCATCGTCACGGACCCCGAGTACGAGGCGAGCTATCGGAAGGCCGCACATCGGCTTCGACGCAAACAGCTACAGGCCGAAACCGAGGAGCGCGCCGCGGAGTACGAGGAGTATCTCACGACGTGGGATCACGAGGACCTCAACCTCGACCCGGATTACATCGGACTGGACGGGTCGCCGACCATCGTCTCGTCCGTGGACCCGATCCCGAAAGCACCGGCCGAGCGCGAAGCCACGATGGCGACGTTGGACGACGAGGAGGCGATGTCCGACGTGCTCGAAACGATCCAGCCGTTCGCGGCAGGTGACTGA
- a CDS encoding electron transfer flavoprotein subunit alpha/FixB family protein, protein MAEITPGERTVSEIEDEVRTIEDPGALSELLTEEEDGKDRKTAKKAIQERIDEVADESPVSEADGGTDTDDTETEGEYEETEEDVESPDEAEATAEEPESDESESEESESTDGEEAEEDDGLSEPTVDKKHVRALEDGVYRDMWVYCETQGGELLDVSKEMLGKARELMDGYAGDYGDEERVDAVLVGDDMEELAEECITLGADVAVYHDDERLERFRHKPYTEIVADMARSKTDWKEYDKPRYFLFPATNNGRDLSAQTQAELDSGLASDCSGLTITDELISNPVKTGEPGEKIEFERILHMQRPDFSGFEYSTILCIDNPDREFHPQGCSVIPGSFDQMDPDASREGEVVSHDAELPDDWFRVEMSEWDTLDTGVDLTDRDVIVAVGRGIGDDPTEGIELALDLVDAFEDADLGLSRGVVTASYSVEGHVEQYVSEERQIGETGQVVQPPLYIAAGISGAIQHKVGMDESETIIAINTDTDADIRDFSDFFIEGDLFEVLPRLTDAVEAGELDAVAAEDDD, encoded by the coding sequence ATGGCCGAAATCACCCCCGGCGAGCGAACCGTCTCGGAAATCGAGGACGAGGTTCGAACCATCGAGGATCCCGGTGCGCTCTCCGAACTACTCACCGAAGAGGAGGACGGAAAGGACCGCAAGACGGCGAAGAAAGCGATTCAGGAGCGGATCGACGAAGTCGCCGACGAGTCGCCGGTCAGCGAGGCCGACGGCGGGACGGATACCGACGACACGGAAACCGAAGGCGAGTACGAGGAGACCGAGGAAGACGTGGAAAGCCCGGACGAAGCGGAAGCGACGGCGGAAGAGCCGGAGTCGGACGAATCCGAGTCCGAGGAGAGCGAATCGACGGACGGCGAGGAAGCAGAGGAAGACGACGGCCTCTCCGAACCGACCGTGGACAAAAAGCACGTTCGAGCGCTCGAAGACGGCGTCTACCGCGACATGTGGGTGTACTGCGAGACGCAGGGCGGTGAACTCCTCGACGTGTCGAAGGAGATGCTCGGCAAGGCCCGCGAGTTGATGGACGGCTACGCCGGGGACTACGGCGACGAGGAACGGGTCGACGCCGTCCTCGTCGGCGACGACATGGAGGAACTCGCCGAGGAGTGTATCACCCTCGGCGCGGACGTGGCGGTGTACCACGACGACGAGCGACTGGAGCGGTTCCGCCACAAACCGTACACCGAAATCGTCGCGGACATGGCCCGCTCGAAGACGGACTGGAAGGAGTACGACAAACCGCGCTACTTCCTCTTCCCGGCGACGAACAACGGCCGCGACCTCTCGGCACAGACGCAGGCCGAACTCGACTCCGGACTGGCGAGCGACTGTTCCGGCCTGACCATCACGGACGAACTCATCTCGAACCCCGTGAAGACCGGCGAACCCGGAGAGAAAATCGAGTTCGAGCGCATCCTCCACATGCAACGCCCGGACTTCTCCGGGTTCGAATACTCGACCATCCTCTGTATCGACAACCCCGACCGGGAGTTCCACCCGCAGGGCTGTTCGGTGATTCCGGGGAGTTTCGATCAGATGGACCCCGACGCGAGTCGTGAGGGCGAAGTCGTTTCGCACGACGCCGAACTTCCGGACGACTGGTTCCGCGTCGAGATGTCCGAGTGGGACACCCTCGACACCGGCGTGGACCTGACCGACCGTGACGTCATCGTCGCGGTCGGCCGCGGTATCGGCGACGACCCGACGGAAGGGATCGAACTCGCGCTCGACCTCGTGGACGCCTTCGAGGACGCAGACCTCGGACTCTCGCGCGGCGTGGTCACGGCCTCCTACAGCGTGGAGGGACACGTAGAGCAGTACGTCTCCGAGGAGCGACAGATCGGCGAGACTGGACAGGTCGTCCAGCCACCGCTGTACATCGCGGCGGGTATCAGCGGCGCGATTCAGCACAAGGTCGGGATGGACGAGTCCGAAACCATAATCGCCATCAACACCGACACTGACGCCGACATTCGGGACTTCAGCGATTTCTTCATCGAGGGGGACCTGTTCGAAGTGTTGCCCCGCCTGACGGACGCGGTAGAGGCGGGCGAACTGGACGCGGTCGCAGCGGAGGACGATGACTGA
- a CDS encoding DUF2267 domain-containing protein: MDYSEFIGQVQHRLKLGKQGQAVRAIRATLMTLGERLQAGEAKDLAGPLPMEIDWYLIHAESGERFHFDEFVSRVAEREGIDDGDALFHAKGVMSLVAEVVPEGEFEQIRGQLPEEYDPLFELVGNKEAFS; encoded by the coding sequence ATGGACTACAGCGAGTTCATCGGACAGGTACAGCATCGTCTCAAATTGGGAAAACAGGGTCAAGCGGTACGCGCGATTCGGGCCACGTTGATGACGCTCGGCGAGCGCTTACAGGCAGGAGAGGCCAAAGACCTCGCGGGGCCACTCCCGATGGAAATCGACTGGTATCTCATCCACGCCGAGTCGGGGGAACGGTTTCACTTCGACGAGTTCGTCTCCCGCGTCGCCGAGCGCGAGGGGATAGACGACGGTGATGCGCTCTTTCACGCGAAGGGCGTGATGTCGCTCGTCGCGGAAGTCGTTCCGGAAGGGGAGTTCGAACAGATTCGCGGGCAACTGCCCGAGGAGTACGACCCGCTGTTCGAATTGGTGGGGAACAAAGAGGCGTTCAGTTAA
- a CDS encoding GNAT family N-acetyltransferase — protein sequence MEFSEKLEFGHDDRRRIYEYVERHGTANVNDVQDSLRIDPSGFRHHIAILRRDGYLTEEDDALSVALETGAEEEFNDEDVEFVIRPARQEDLSGIVGAIRQVAQEGSYIVAETVADEIDHQEALLRHNDLESRMFFVATVGDEVVGWVHLHAPELDKLSHTAELTVGVLDEYQGHGIGSHLLERGLEWAGANGYEKVYQSAPSTNENAIDFLEAHGWETEAVRKNHYKIDGEYVDEVMMAVKL from the coding sequence ATGGAGTTCTCCGAGAAACTCGAATTCGGTCACGACGACCGCCGACGAATCTACGAGTATGTCGAACGCCACGGGACGGCGAACGTAAACGACGTACAGGATTCGCTCCGCATCGACCCCAGCGGGTTCCGTCATCACATCGCCATCCTTCGCCGTGACGGCTACCTCACGGAGGAGGACGATGCCCTCTCCGTCGCACTCGAAACCGGCGCGGAGGAGGAGTTCAACGACGAGGACGTCGAGTTCGTCATCCGCCCTGCCCGCCAGGAGGACCTCTCGGGGATCGTCGGCGCGATTCGACAAGTCGCCCAGGAAGGGTCGTACATCGTCGCCGAGACCGTCGCCGACGAGATCGATCATCAGGAAGCCCTGCTCCGGCACAACGACCTCGAATCGCGGATGTTCTTCGTCGCGACCGTCGGCGACGAAGTCGTCGGCTGGGTTCACCTCCACGCCCCCGAACTGGACAAACTCAGTCACACCGCCGAACTGACCGTCGGCGTGCTGGACGAATATCAGGGCCACGGCATCGGGAGCCACCTTCTCGAACGCGGACTGGAGTGGGCGGGTGCCAACGGCTACGAAAAGGTGTACCAGAGCGCCCCCTCGACCAACGAGAACGCCATCGACTTCCTCGAAGCCCACGGCTGGGAGACCGAAGCCGTGCGGAAGAACCACTACAAGATCGACGGCGAGTACGTCGACGAAGTGATGATGGCCGTGAAGTTGTAG
- a CDS encoding deoxyhypusine synthase has product MSDESHDNVVPGSEEEIASPDVAGYDFKGEFDFFDMLSSYETTGFQASHLYEAIELIRAMREEGAEIYLTFTSNIVSSGLREAVAYLAREDLIDVMITTSGSITEDVIKTEKPFKMGEWDVDEAEMRERGINRLGNIFVPSDRYVWLESYLNDFFEDFFAEEKVRTPTAFSRELGETLDDEDSILSNAADNDIPIFCPALTDAEVGNFLYYYRQGYDSDVGIEILDDYDSLIEKGLLADKTGLIVLGGGVPKHHAIMTNLFRGGADYAVYVSTGMEGDGSLSGAPPHEAVSWGKIKEEATNYVQVEAEATLVVPMMLAGGFKVD; this is encoded by the coding sequence ATGAGCGACGAAAGCCACGACAACGTCGTCCCCGGGAGCGAGGAGGAAATCGCTTCCCCCGACGTTGCAGGCTACGATTTCAAGGGCGAGTTCGACTTCTTCGACATGCTGTCGTCGTACGAGACGACTGGATTCCAAGCGAGCCACCTGTACGAGGCGATCGAGCTGATTCGAGCGATGCGCGAGGAGGGCGCGGAGATTTATCTCACCTTCACCTCGAACATCGTCTCGTCGGGGCTTCGGGAGGCCGTCGCCTACCTCGCCCGGGAGGACCTCATCGACGTGATGATCACCACTTCGGGATCGATCACCGAGGACGTCATCAAGACCGAAAAGCCGTTCAAGATGGGCGAGTGGGACGTGGACGAGGCCGAAATGCGCGAGCGGGGTATCAACCGCCTCGGCAACATCTTCGTCCCCTCCGACCGCTACGTCTGGTTGGAGTCCTACCTCAACGACTTCTTCGAGGACTTCTTCGCCGAGGAGAAGGTCCGCACGCCGACGGCGTTCTCCCGCGAACTCGGCGAGACGCTGGACGACGAGGACTCCATCCTCTCGAACGCGGCGGACAACGACATCCCCATCTTTTGTCCCGCCCTGACCGACGCGGAGGTCGGTAACTTCCTCTACTACTACCGACAGGGCTACGACTCGGACGTCGGCATCGAGATTCTGGACGACTACGACAGCCTCATCGAGAAGGGCCTGCTCGCGGACAAGACCGGCCTCATCGTCCTCGGTGGCGGCGTCCCCAAGCACCACGCCATCATGACCAACCTCTTCCGCGGCGGCGCGGACTACGCGGTGTACGTTTCGACCGGCATGGAAGGCGACGGGTCGCTCTCCGGTGCCCCACCGCACGAGGCCGTCTCGTGGGGGAAGATCAAGGAGGAAGCGACGAACTACGTGCAGGTCGAAGCCGAGGCGACGCTCGTGGTTCCGATGATGCTCGCTGGCGGGTTCAAAGTCGATTAG
- a CDS encoding redox-regulated ATPase YchF, with amino-acid sequence MISIALAGKPNAGKSTFYKAATLADVDVANYPFTTIDANRGVSYVRTDCPCLERDERCDNDNCHDGKRYVPIELLDVAGLVPGAHEGRGLGNQFLDALTNADAIVNVVDASGGTNEEGEPVEIGEYDPVEEVDFIEEEMDQWLTGIIDRNWESVVRQSRSPGFDIDEALADMLTGFGATEHDVTTSLRGLEYPGDPQKWTDEHRVALARDIRARTKPIILVANKADIAPEENIERLRETGKMVIPATAEGELALRQGVEAGVVDYDPGDEDFEVVGDLSDQQQAGLEQIRDVMHEWGGTGVQESLDAAVYDLLDRITAFPVQNDSKWTDGQGNVLPDAFLLPRGSTPPDLAYAVHSDIGDGYLHAVNAKTKRDISDSYELEEGDVIKIVSTAK; translated from the coding sequence ATGATTTCTATCGCGCTCGCGGGCAAACCGAACGCCGGGAAGTCCACCTTCTACAAGGCGGCCACGCTGGCCGACGTGGACGTGGCGAACTACCCGTTCACGACCATCGACGCGAATCGCGGTGTGAGCTACGTCCGAACCGATTGTCCCTGTCTCGAACGGGACGAGCGCTGTGACAACGACAACTGTCACGACGGGAAGCGCTACGTTCCCATCGAACTACTGGACGTGGCCGGATTGGTTCCGGGGGCACACGAGGGCCGCGGACTGGGCAACCAGTTCCTCGACGCGCTGACGAACGCGGACGCCATCGTCAACGTCGTGGACGCCTCCGGCGGGACGAACGAGGAGGGCGAACCCGTCGAAATAGGGGAGTACGACCCCGTCGAAGAGGTCGATTTCATCGAGGAGGAGATGGACCAGTGGCTCACTGGCATCATCGACCGCAACTGGGAGAGCGTGGTGCGCCAATCGCGCTCGCCGGGATTCGACATCGACGAGGCGCTCGCGGACATGCTGACGGGGTTCGGAGCGACGGAACACGACGTGACGACGAGTCTCCGCGGCTTGGAGTATCCCGGCGACCCGCAGAAGTGGACGGACGAACACCGCGTGGCACTGGCCCGCGACATCCGCGCCCGGACGAAGCCCATCATCCTCGTGGCGAACAAGGCCGACATCGCACCCGAGGAGAACATCGAGCGACTCCGCGAAACTGGCAAGATGGTCATCCCCGCGACCGCCGAGGGTGAACTCGCGCTCAGGCAGGGTGTCGAGGCGGGCGTGGTGGACTACGACCCCGGCGACGAGGATTTCGAGGTGGTCGGCGACCTGAGCGATCAACAGCAAGCCGGACTGGAACAGATTCGCGACGTCATGCACGAGTGGGGCGGGACGGGCGTCCAGGAGAGCCTCGACGCCGCCGTGTACGACCTGCTCGACCGGATCACGGCGTTCCCCGTGCAGAACGATTCGAAGTGGACGGACGGACAGGGCAACGTCCTCCCGGACGCCTTCCTGCTCCCGAGGGGGTCCACGCCGCCGGACCTCGCCTACGCCGTCCACAGCGACATCGGCGACGGCTATCTTCACGCCGTGAACGCCAAGACGAAACGCGACATCAGCGACTCCTACGAACTGGAAGAGGGAGACGTGATAAAAATCGTCAGCACGGCGAAGTAA
- a CDS encoding NUDIX hydrolase N-terminal domain-containing protein: MSESAGGDLPSLLDELRIMAQVGLEYADDPYDEERYERILTLVSEWYGRSYDLPPEEVRQRFAEEVGYVTPKVCAEAVIFDSDGRLLLQKRTDDGTWCFPCGYTDPDESPAETAVRETREETGLTVEVDELAGIHTRKPGEHGPHCLVRHSYICSVTGGELRVSHEGEDVRYWHINDVPVWHKDHEPSARAAARKRRNSE; encoded by the coding sequence ATGTCTGAATCGGCGGGGGGCGACCTCCCATCCCTCCTCGACGAACTCCGGATCATGGCACAGGTGGGCCTCGAATACGCGGACGACCCGTACGACGAGGAGCGCTACGAGCGGATTTTGACCCTCGTAAGCGAATGGTACGGTCGGTCGTACGACCTGCCGCCGGAGGAAGTCCGACAGCGGTTCGCCGAGGAGGTCGGCTACGTCACGCCGAAGGTGTGTGCGGAGGCCGTCATCTTCGATTCGGACGGACGGCTTCTCCTCCAAAAGCGAACGGACGACGGAACGTGGTGCTTTCCGTGCGGATACACCGACCCCGACGAATCACCGGCGGAAACCGCCGTGCGGGAAACGCGAGAGGAGACGGGTCTCACCGTCGAAGTGGACGAGCTAGCCGGAATTCACACGAGAAAGCCCGGAGAGCACGGCCCGCACTGTCTGGTTCGTCACTCCTACATCTGTTCCGTCACGGGCGGCGAACTCCGGGTCTCCCACGAGGGCGAGGACGTACGGTACTGGCACATCAACGACGTCCCGGTTTGGCACAAGGACCACGAGCCATCGGCACGCGCGGCGGCCAGGAAGCGGCGGAACTCGGAGTAA
- a CDS encoding type 1 glutamine amidotransferase, protein MLLVLENEVNPDYRYFVRTMESLLPDHEVYDYVTAGGRPSLSGVDGVIVAGSTAGVYERDEYPWMEEEAELVRELIEREIPTLGICFGHQLVNDALGGSVEHRGLTNRLVRAELADDPLFEGVSSVVPAVHGDHVVELGAGMEAIGSTAYNEYFASRHRDAPLWTTQFHPEFTDELRPRIAEDFGWQENELSFADASGERVLENFARLVDDG, encoded by the coding sequence ATGCTGCTCGTACTGGAGAACGAGGTGAACCCGGACTATCGTTACTTCGTCCGCACGATGGAGTCGTTACTGCCGGATCACGAGGTGTACGACTACGTGACGGCGGGCGGGCGGCCGTCCCTGTCGGGCGTCGACGGCGTCATCGTCGCCGGGAGCACGGCGGGGGTGTACGAGCGCGACGAGTACCCGTGGATGGAGGAGGAGGCCGAACTGGTCCGCGAACTGATCGAACGGGAAATTCCGACGCTGGGAATCTGTTTCGGCCACCAGTTGGTGAACGACGCCCTCGGTGGATCGGTCGAACATCGCGGCCTCACGAACCGACTCGTTCGGGCCGAGTTGGCGGACGACCCGCTGTTCGAGGGCGTTTCGTCGGTCGTTCCGGCGGTACACGGCGACCATGTCGTCGAACTGGGTGCCGGAATGGAGGCCATCGGCTCGACGGCGTACAACGAGTATTTCGCCAGCCGTCATCGGGACGCACCGCTGTGGACGACGCAGTTCCACCCGGAGTTCACGGACGAGTTGCGCCCGCGAATCGCGGAGGACTTCGGCTGGCAGGAGAACGAGTTGTCGTTTGCGGACGCGAGCGGGGAACGGGTGCTCGAAAACTTCGCGAGATTGGTGGACGACGGATAG
- the msrB gene encoding peptide-methionine (R)-S-oxide reductase MsrB yields MSEQPSTDLPESDEEWRERLTDEEYRVLREQGTERPHTGEHLDRTDDGTYVCAGCGAELFDSDTKYDSHCGWPSFYDVPKDNVETRQDTSQGMVRTEVVCANCGGHLGHVFDDGPEPTGKRYCINSVSLDFADE; encoded by the coding sequence ATGAGCGAACAACCGTCCACCGACCTACCGGAGAGCGACGAGGAGTGGCGCGAACGACTGACCGACGAGGAGTACCGCGTCCTCCGCGAGCAGGGTACCGAACGCCCCCATACCGGCGAACACCTCGATAGAACGGACGACGGTACCTACGTCTGTGCCGGGTGCGGCGCGGAACTGTTCGATTCGGACACGAAGTACGACTCACACTGCGGTTGGCCGAGTTTCTACGACGTTCCCAAGGACAACGTCGAGACACGACAGGACACCAGCCAGGGAATGGTCCGGACTGAAGTCGTCTGTGCGAACTGCGGCGGCCACCTCGGCCACGTCTTCGACGACGGCCCGGAACCGACCGGCAAACGATACTGCATCAACAGCGTCTCGCTCGACTTCGCCGACGAGTAA
- a CDS encoding HVO_A0556 family zinc finger protein: protein MSLTTEKGIIGHLVGENCQWCDDGTLVHDTYKGNEAAICDNCETPTAQLW from the coding sequence ATGAGTTTGACTACCGAGAAAGGCATCATCGGACATCTCGTGGGGGAAAACTGTCAATGGTGCGACGACGGCACACTCGTTCACGACACGTACAAAGGAAACGAAGCGGCGATTTGCGACAACTGCGAGACGCCTACCGCACAGCTTTGGTAG